A stretch of the Bacillus sp. B-jedd genome encodes the following:
- a CDS encoding NADPH-dependent FMN reductase yields the protein MKIVAIVGSIRKESLNMYLAKTMQERYQDKLDIEIADIRSLPHYDQDEENNPPQSVREFKQQIANADGVIILTPEYNWSIPGVLKNALDWSSRVEKVFIGKPVFPMGVTMGTLGTIRAQLHLREILTAQQAKQLPPAGNEVLIGFANQKFDAQTGRFIDETTLEFLDNKMELFIDLIKSN from the coding sequence TTGAAAATCGTAGCAATCGTAGGCAGCATCAGGAAAGAATCACTAAACATGTACCTCGCAAAAACAATGCAGGAACGCTACCAGGACAAGCTCGACATTGAAATCGCCGACATCCGCTCCCTGCCGCATTATGACCAGGACGAAGAAAATAATCCGCCGCAGTCCGTCAGGGAATTTAAACAGCAAATCGCCAATGCGGACGGCGTCATCATCCTTACTCCGGAATACAACTGGTCCATCCCTGGCGTATTGAAAAACGCGCTTGACTGGTCATCCCGCGTCGAAAAGGTATTCATCGGCAAACCAGTCTTCCCTATGGGCGTCACGATGGGAACGCTTGGAACAATCCGCGCCCAGCTGCACCTGCGTGAGATCTTGACAGCGCAGCAGGCAAAACAGCTTCCGCCGGCAGGCAACGAAGTGCTCATCGGCTTCGCCAACCAGAAATTCGACGCCCAAACCGGCCGGTTCATTGACGAAACCACCCTCGAATTCCTCGACAACAAGATGGAATTGTTCATTGATTTGATTAAGTCGAACTAG